One window of Polycladomyces zharkentensis genomic DNA carries:
- a CDS encoding type II secretion system F family protein: MIALLGAGAVACAVWAVYYALMARQQKQEVLERVGEWVHQTEGDSESWSDSLSKKLDNSNLGKKLRPQLEQASLDMDPSDYMAILFGAGLGIAFILKIGLGAPWPVGILIAVPLVPIGSKFFLSSRKHIYVNRINAQLSEACRLLSSAARAGLSVPQGLELVVKEMPAPISKELGIVVKEVQLGRNLEAALRDFLKRVHSKDIQVFVNALIIQRRAGGDLAKVLSEMANTMEERKIIHQNILAVTSQARYSAYSLPLISVLVVFMLSKMIDGFYNLFTTIPGMIIFALFVGLQVIGVLLVRKISDIRV; this comes from the coding sequence ATGATCGCATTACTCGGAGCGGGAGCGGTCGCCTGTGCGGTCTGGGCTGTCTACTACGCCCTGATGGCCAGACAGCAAAAACAGGAAGTGCTGGAGCGTGTGGGGGAGTGGGTGCATCAGACGGAGGGTGACTCCGAAAGCTGGTCCGACTCCCTTTCCAAAAAACTGGACAACTCCAATCTCGGCAAGAAGCTTCGTCCCCAGCTGGAGCAAGCCAGCTTGGACATGGACCCGTCCGATTACATGGCGATCTTGTTCGGTGCGGGATTGGGCATTGCATTCATCTTAAAGATCGGACTGGGCGCACCGTGGCCGGTCGGCATTCTGATCGCTGTACCTTTGGTGCCCATCGGGTCCAAGTTCTTCCTCAGTTCGCGCAAGCATATCTACGTCAACCGGATCAATGCCCAGCTCTCGGAAGCATGCCGCTTGTTGAGCAGCGCCGCCAGAGCGGGATTGTCCGTTCCACAAGGATTGGAGCTGGTGGTGAAGGAAATGCCAGCCCCGATCAGCAAAGAGCTGGGAATTGTCGTCAAAGAGGTGCAGCTGGGTCGAAATTTGGAAGCAGCTTTACGCGATTTCTTAAAACGGGTTCACAGCAAGGACATCCAAGTGTTTGTCAATGCACTGATCATCCAGCGTCGGGCCGGGGGCGACCTGGCCAAGGTGTTGAGCGAGATGGCCAACACGATGGAGGAGCGGAAGATCATTCACCAAAATATTTTAGCTGTCACTTCTCAAGCCAGATACTCGGCTTATAGCTTGCCTTTGATATCGGTACTGGTCGTTTTTATGTTGAGTAAGATGATTGACGGATTTTATAACCTATTTACCACGATCCCGGGCATGATCATATTTGCTCTGTTTGTCGGATTACAGGTGATCGGGGTGCTGTTGGTTCGGAAGATCTCCGATATCCGTGTGTAA